Proteins encoded in a region of the Megalops cyprinoides isolate fMegCyp1 chromosome 3, fMegCyp1.pri, whole genome shotgun sequence genome:
- the LOC118775101 gene encoding acetylcholinesterase-like codes for MIPSISSLFPLSPLLLLLLLLMLIPSWAESQADPDLIVTTRAGKVRGVRLPVPDGGHVAAFLGIPFAEPPVGKKRFRRAEPKNAWSGVLNASSYPNACYQLVDTSYPGFPGTEMWNPNREMSEDCLYLNVWVPAPPWPHNLTVMVWIYGGGFYSGSSSLDVYDGRYLAHTERVIVVSMNYRVGALGFLALQGSPEAPGNAGLLDQRLALQWVQDNIQVFGGNPRQVTIFGESAGGASVGMHLLLPDSRPTFSRAILQSGVPNCPWATVSSAEARRRATLLATLVGCPGGNDTELVDCLRTRRPQELLDSEWQVLPYSSLFRFPFVPVVDGVELPDTPDAMLSSGNIKDAQILLGVNQDEGSYFLLYGAPGFSKDNESLISREDFLEGVRLSVPHANDIGLEAVLLLYTDWMDEDNPRKNRDAMDDIVGDHNVICPLQHFAGTYAQHHTLLSQSGGASGAGGTGSGSGTSSVVSNGGGANPQGGGVYLYLFDHRASNLPWPEWMGVIHGYEIEFVFGLPLEKSLNYTAQEEALSRRIMRYWANFARTGNPNLNVDGSVDPRHMWPLFTAGEQRFVGLNTEPLKLHRGLRTQPCALWNRFLPRLLDITDNIDETERQWKAEFHRWSSYMMHWKSQFDHYSKQERCTEL; via the exons ATGAtcccctccatctcctccctcttccccctctcacccctcctcctcctcctcctcctcctcatgctAATACCTTCCTGGGCGGAGTCCCAGGCTGACCCTGACCTCATAGTCACAACGCGGGCGGGGAAAGTTCGGGGCGTGCGACTGCCTGTGCCAGATGGGGGTCATGTGGCCGCATTCCTGGGCATCCCATTTGCCGAGCCCCCTGTGGGCAAGAAGCGCTTCCGGAGGGCGGAGCCAAAAAATGCTTGGTCTGGCGTGCTGAATGCCAGCTCCTACCCCAACGCTTGCTACCAGCTCGTGGACACCTCCTACCCCGGCTTCCCAGGCACTGAGATGTGGAACCCCAACCGGGAGATGAGTGAAGATTGCCTGTATCTGAATGTGTGGGTGCCAGCACCGCCCTGGCCCCACAACCTGACGGTGATGGTGTGGATCTACGGCGGGGGCTTCTACAGCGGCTCCTCCTCGCTGGATGTGTATGACGGCCGCTACCTGGCCCACACTGAGCGCGTCATCGTGGTCTCCATGAACTACCGGGTCGGGGCCCTGGGCTTCCTGGCCCTGCAGGGCTCCCCGGAGGCCCCTGGCAATGCGGGGCTCCTGGACCAGCGCCTCGCCCTGCAGTGGGTACAAGACAACATCCAGGTCTTCGGGGGCAACCCCAGACAGGTGACCATATTCGGAGAGAGTGCTGGCGGGGCGTCTGTGGGGATGCATCTCCTGTTGCCTGACAGCCGCCCGACCTTCTCCCGCGCGATCTTGCAGAGCGGAGTGCCGAACTGCCCCTGGGCGACGGTGAGCTCGGCGGAGGCGCGGCGGCGTGCCACACTACTCGCCACACTGGTGGGCTGTCCCGGCGGCAACGACACCGAGCTGGTGGACTGCCTGCGGACCCGGCGCCCgcaggagctgctggacagCGAGTGGCAGGTGCTGCCCTACAGCAGCCTCTTCCGCTTCCCCTTCGTACCTGTGGTGGATGGCGTGGAGCTCCCCGACACCCCTGACGCCATGCTCAGCTCAGGCAACATCAAGGATGCCCAGATCCTGCTAGGCGTCAACCAGGATGAGGGGTCCTACTTCCTGCTCTATGGTGCCCCCGGCTTCAGCAAGGACAACGAGAGCCTGATCTCCCGCGAGGACTTCCTGGAGGGCGTGAGGCTGAGTGTGCCGCACGCCAACGACATCGGCCTGGAGGCGGTGCTGCTGCTCTACACTGACTGGATGGACGAGGACAACCCCCGCAAGAACCGTGACGCCATGGACGACATCGTGGGCGACCACAACGTCATCTGCCCCCTCCAGCACTTTGCGGGGACCTACGCACAGCAccacaccctgctctctcagtcTGGGGGTGCCAGCGGGGCAGGCGGGACAGGGTCTGGCAGCGGGACCTCGAGTGTGGTCTCAAATGGCGGCGGGGCCAATCCCCAAG GAGGAGGTGTGTACCTTTACCTTTTCGACCACCGGGCGTCCAACCTGCCGTGGCCGGAGTGGATGGGCGTGATCCACGGGTACGAGATCGAGTTCGTGTTCGGCCTCCCGCTGGAGAAAAGCCTGAACTACACTGCCCAGGAGGAGGCCCTCAGCCGGCGAATCATGAGATACTGGGCCAACTTTGCCCGAACCGG TAACCCCAACCTGAACGTGGACGGGAGCGTGGACCCGCGGCACATGTGGCCGCTCTTCACGGCGGGGGAGCAGAGGTTTGTGGGGTTGAACACTGAGCCGCTGAAGCTGCACCGTGGCCTGAGGACCCAGCCCTGCGCGCTGTGGAACCGCTTCCTGCCTCGTCTGCTGGACATCACAG ataATATTGATGAGACGGAGCGGCAGTGGAAGGCTGAGTTCCACCGCTGGAGCTCATACATGATGCACTGGAAGAGCCAGTTTGACCACTACAGCAAACAGGAGCGCTGCACAGAactctga